The following nucleotide sequence is from Chloracidobacterium validum.
TCAACGTGAAAACCAATGCGGCAAGCGCGAACGCGCGCGCAAAGGGCAAAGGCCGCCAACCGGCTTGCCGAGCGTGACACAAACGATTCATGGGAGGCGCACCCCATTGAGTTAGCAGTCGGGCACCTGCTGAACGCGATGTTGAAAGCACGCCGGTATTTTGCTGGAATGACTTGCGAGAAGCAAAAGAAAAGCGGCGCGCAGTCAACCTGCCGCCGCTCAAGAAGCTTTTCAAGATGGTTGATGGAGACTTTGAAGCCAGCTCTGAGCAAGCTGGTTCAAGAAGCTGGTTGTTCAGGGACGTGGTGGATCGCTGCTGGCCGTTGGCGGCACATCCATCTGGCGCTTGACGATGCCGTTTGGCGTTGGCGTCAACGCAATCCGCTGGTGGCGAAAATCAATCTCGATTCGACAGTGCGTGAGGAAATCCCCGCCTAAAATACCGCTCTGCTCGAAACCAGACGACTCGTTCAACCGGCGCATGTCAATCACCGGCATCCGCACATCTGTTCGCACCAAGTCATAAATGCGGAGAGCATTGACCTGAAGCACCGGCACTTTCTCCGCGGCTCCGGCAGCGCCGACAATCCGCACGCTCTGGTTGGAGAGAATTTTCGATTGCCAGTTGTGGCGTTCAACGACCGACTGATCAACGACCGAGGCGCTCGCTCCCGAATCCAGAATAAAGTTCAGGATTTGCCCGTCATCGAGTTGTGTTTCCAGGCTGATGAGTCCGCTTTCCGTGACGCGGAAAGGCAAGCGCGTTGTTCCCTGGCTAACGGCTGGTTCCGCCCCATCCTTGAGCGTGCCCTCCCGGGGCGCATAGCGCAAGCCTAGCAAGTGCTGTGGATAGTCCAGTGTGATGGCAAAGTCAGATAACGTTGAAAGCCCGATGAACCCGTCCACACGGCTGCCATTTTCTGTGACGCTTTGAATATCTCGAAGATAGACCGGCACCGTGCCCAGCTTGATGGGTCCAATTTCGAGCGACTTGAGCACGCCATACACGATGGGAAACATCCCGTTCCCCCCAACCGCGCGCGCATAGCCACCCGCCGCCACGGAGCGAACACCAATTTTGGCTGCCGTTTCATTGGAAATCACGCAAGAACTGGCACCGGTGTCCAGAACGAAGTTGAACGGGCCCTTGCCATTGATCCGTACGTTGATGTGCGGACGCCGCCCCCGTAACTCGAAGGGAATAAACGCTTCGGCTTTTTCCTGAACGACGTTGATGCGCGACGTTCCAAGGTAGGTATAAAAACGGATGACACCCTCGATGCGTTCCCGGCGCTCGACGTCGGTCTTGGGTGCAAGACGCAGAAAGTTTCGCAAAGATTCGGCCGCAAAGTAGAAATTCTCCAACCGCGAGGCAATGCGGGCGGCAAGCAGGTAATAATCTGGTTCTTCCGGGCTTTCGTTGATGGCCGTGCTGATAAGCTGGGCTGCCAAGGCAAGTTGATTCTCATAGCAAGCCAGCTCGGCAATGCCGGCAATGGCAATCGGATTGTCGCGCTTGATGGCCAAAGCCGCCTTCAGGGACTCAAAACCGTCCCGAAACAAACCGGCCCGAACGAGCGCCAGTCCTGAAAGCGCCAGGGCGTCACTATGCTTCGATGGTAGTTGAAGCAACGGACGCAGTTCTTCATAAGCCGCAGCATGCTGCCGATTCTTGATGAGGACGTAAGCCAACCCGCAGCGAACCGTGGGCGCATTGGCGTCTAGCGCCAACGCTTGGCGGTAGGTCTGCTCCGCCGCTTCAAGCTCGCCGTTCCGCATCAACTTTCGCCCTTGCTTCACCAGGCTATTGACTTGGCTGCTCACTTGGCGTTGCGCACCCGGTGATTCATCTCCGCTCGCCGATGCTGGGTATCCCCAAGCTTGGGGGTTCAGTCCAACCGTGACAAGCGCCAAGCAGAGACTGACTGAGAAACAAACTCGCTTCTCAGTCCTTACCAGCAATCGGGTAGTCAAGAACCGAAGCCGCATGACTTATCCTCCCGTGGGTAAGCAGATGAGACAAATCCGTGCAGGCAAACGCATCACCAGGGGGAAGCGATGGTTTACACACCTAACAAGAGTGGAGAGGGTCAAAGCCGAGGGTGTCGGACGTCGAATGTCTTCTAGCCCAAAAGCCTTAGTGGGCGAAAAAACCTGAGTGGGCGAAAAAAGAAGAGAAACTAATCGTACTACCGGCTACTTTATGTTGCGTGGTGCTACTATAACTCAACTATCTCCTAGGTGCAAAACCTCTGTCAGACAAACCCGCGCCCGAAAATCGTGGCTTTCCTGGTGAGAGAATCTAGGCAGGGCTGAGACGGCATTTCCGGAAACGTGAGCCACCCAACACTTTTATACGAAACAATCCAGACTGCGGCTCAACCGGAATTCTTGTTTACCCACCAAGCTTGGATGGCTACGATGTAACCATCTTACGACGTATTGGGCTGCTCGATACTATCCACCGCTAGCCATGAAAATCATCTGCCCTGAATGTCAAACCGAAGCCGCGCCGGGCATGAAGTTTTGCCGGAACTGCGGCGAGAAATTACCAGAGAACGGGACTCCGTCAGATTCGGCAGCAACCGTCATCGGCACAGCCTTGCCTCCGCCCGACAGTGTCCAGACGGTTGTCAACGCTGCCGTTGCGCCGCCAAAACCGCCACCAGATGCGCTCAAAACCGTGGTCGGGCAGGCAATCACGCCGCCCAACCCCTCGCCAGATGCCCTCAAAACGGTGGTTGGGCAGGCGGTCATGCCACCCAAACCCTCACCAGACGCCCTCAAAACCGTAGTTGGGCAGGCAGTCACGCCGCCCAAACCCTCACCAGATGCCCTCAAAACCGTGGTCGGGCAGGCGGTCACACCGCCTACCCCCGCGCCCGAAGCTCTCAAGGCCGTAGGCGGGGCGTCTGCACCCAGCTCGTTAGGTGAAGCTCCGCAGGCAGTTCGGCCAACGCCGGAAAGCACGTCTGTGGCACATGGGGAGGATTCCGCCGACCGGAGCGGCAATCGTTTCGTTTACTTTATTCTGGTGCTGGCCGTTCTTGGCTTTCTGGCCGGGCTGGCCATATTTCTGACGGTTTATGTCTTTGGTGAAAAGCCCAATCCGGTTCCGGCAGCGACCAAAATCGGCACGGAGATTCTGGATTCCTCCATTACGCGGCTTGAGCTGTGCAGCTTTCGGACACTTCCAAATGAGCCGGATTCGTTTGATGCGCAAACTGTCGCCAATACGTTCCCGCCTGGCATTCGGGCCGTTGCCGTCCGAGTAACCGGACAGCCCCCAGTGAACGGTGATTACCGGATTGTTTGGCGACGACTTGAGTCACCGGCACCGTTGATGGCGCAGTCCATCCAATCCTTCACAGACACGCAACAGGCGGTTCGGTTGCTGTATCAGCCAGACGGCAAGCCACTCCCAGCCGGGAACTATGCGGTTGAAATCCAAGACAGTGACCGCCCGTTGGCGCGCGCCTATTTCACCATTGGCAGCGCAGCCAACCAACCGACATAGGCCTTGTGGAAGACTACCGACTGATTCAGGAGTTCGCCGAGGGGCGCTGACTTGCCGCAGCGCGTAACTCACCGACGGATGAAACGAGAACCCGGCTGGCTGAGTGAAGCAAGAGCAAAACTAGTCCGCTGGCGATAATCAGGTCTGGCCACGCCCGGCCGGTCAGCCACACCAACCCGGCCGCGGCCAGCACGGAGATATTGGCGGCGACGTCATTGCGGGAACACTCCCAAACAGAACTCATATTGATGTCTTCCTGCCGGTGCTGCCAGAGCAACCATAAGCAAGTACCGTTTGCAGCGAGACCAAGCAGGCTGAACAATCCCATCACTTCAAACAGTGGGACGGCCGGAGAGATGAGGCGCTGGACGATTTGCGCCCCAACCCCAACCGCCGCGAGGAAAATCAGGCCGCCCTTGAACAGAGCCACCCAGGCTTTGGCGGTTCGATCCCGCGACACCACATAGAGACTCAGTCCGTAGGTCAGGGCATCCCCCAGATTGTCCAGGCTATCGGCCAACAGGGCGGTCGAGCGCCCGTACAGCGCCGCTCCCGCAATGACACCAAACATCACCGCATTGATGGCGAGTGTGATTTGCAGCGTCCGGCGCTGGCGACCGCGCAGTGTTTCAATGGCGACTTCGTGATTACAGCAGCTTGCCATATCAAGCAAAGGTAATGGTCAGGGTGTCGCCGCTGTAATCGGCCCCAACGGCTTCTTTACTCCGCACTTCCGGCGGCAGCGCAATGTTGCGCTTGAAGTGTCCGATTTCAAGTACAAGCTCGCCAGCTCGGGTCACCAAGTCAAGCCGTTCCAACTCAAGATTGGGCAACTTCAGCTTGAGGGCCGACTGTCCATCCGAACCCGGTTCAAGCGTCATCAGTGGCGCCGGTGCGCTGTGTTCAAGTGGGTCCTGGGTTTTGAAAATCTGCTCGGCCAGAGTGGTGAGCGCCGAAAGACCGATGAGGGCTTCCGCTTGCTCCGGAATCTCGATGACCGGCAGCCCGTCCGCCTTGCGCTTGAGGAGCGCCATGCCTTCCTTCTGGACCGGCGACTGTGCATTGACGCGATTGACAAAGACCCGATCAACCGGACATTCGTAAAGATAGTGATACGTTGCAAGTCGAAAGCCATCCGTCACGGCCAGCGGTTCTGGTTGGGTTACGAGTCGGTGGGAAGTCACCTCTGGATTGACCAGCGCTGCCCGCATTTCGCTCACCCGCTTGCTCACCTCCGGGAGCATGTCCATTGGGTTTCGGCTTGGGAACAGCGCCTGCATGACCGGCGTCGCCAACAGCGACAGGCGGCGGTACCAGGTTTCAACGCTTGAAAGCAACCACTTGAGGCCTTCCGGCCCGGCCAGCAGGGTCATCATCCCGGCCGTCGGTGGCGTATCCACCACGACCACGTCATAGCTTCCCTCGCTGATCGCACGCCAAATTTCGGTCATGGTCGTCAGCTCTTCAAGCGCCGGAAACAGGACGACTTCCTGCACATAAGCCGATTTGCCCGTGCCAATTCCGCGCAAAATCGTGGCGACATAGTCCTGCACCTGCGACCACTGCGCGCGCATTTCCATCATGGCGCTGACTTCGCGCGCATCCAGATTGGGAGCAATCGAGGTTGGGGCGTGCCCGATTGAAGTTCCGATGACATCGCCGAGATTGTGTCCGGCGGTGACGCTCATCAGTAGCGTCTTGTGGCCGCGGGCCGCGCAGGCGAGCGCGGTGGCCACTGACAGCGTGGTTTTCCCGACGCCGCCCTTGCCAAAATACGTCACGATCCGCATAGGTTTTCCTTTGAGAAAAAGACGGTGGTGATCCTTTTCAACGATATGCCGACCAGAGATTGAATGCCACACCAAGGCGCAGCCTAGTGGACTGCCCCACCAGTCGCCCTACGCTTGCCACTGCACGCCAAGCACCGTGACATCATCCCGCTGGGCAGCCTCTTGACGGTACTGCTCAAACGTTTGAACCAACTCGGCTTGCTGAACGGCCGGGGGCAGCGCGGCAAGCCGTTCGAGCAGCGCACGGAAACGATTGGTCCCGAAGTTTCGGGAAGCAAGTACGCCGTTTTGATCCGTGAAGCCATCACTGGCAAGGTAAAAAGCGCGAATGGTGCTGAGTTGGGCTGACCATTCCAAGAAAGCCCGACGTTGTCCGCGCCGGTCGCCACCAATGCTGCGGCGCGTGCCTTTGATTTCCTGCAAAGCGCCATCCATCGGCACGACATACAGCGGGCGGCGCGCTCCGGCAAAGATCAGGCGCGCGGTGCCGTGCTCGATGTAACAAAGGGCGACTTCCATGCCATCGTCGGTTGCCGCCGGGCTGTTTTGCTCCTGCCGCAGGGCGCGGCGAACTGCTAGGTCAAGGCGTTCAAGCAAAAGTCCTGGCGCGGGCGTGTCCACGACCAGCCGGTTGAGCAGGTCAATGCCGATGAGCGCCATGAAGGCTCCGGGAACCCCGTGACCGGTACAGTCACCGACGCCCACATATACGCCGTGGGCGGTGTGGTGAATCCAGTAAAAATCACCACTGACGATGTCACGCGGAAGAAAGAAAACAAATGCCCCACAGCCGCCGATCCGCGCCAGGTCATCGGCTCCCGGCAACAACGCCTGCTGGATGCGTTGCGCGTAGGTCAGGCTGGCGGTGAGTTCGACTTGCTTTTGCTCAAGCGCATCGCGCTGCTGCGCGATCACTGCCGTCCGTTGCCGGACCTTGTCTTCGAGATTGTGGTTTAGGGCATCGAGTTCACCGTACACACGGGCAAAACGGTTAGCCAGCGACAGGGCCATCGAGAGCAAAATCGCTCCCAAACCAACGTGGGCAAGCGAAACCGTGGCATAGAGACCCAGTCGCACGCCCAGGATGTCGTTCAGGCTGCAAGCGACTGAGATCAGGAGTCCGATGCCGATGGTTCGCGCTTCTGGGTTGCCCCGTCTGGCTTCGACAACGACCAGTATCACTGACAGGAGCGGAAACAACAACGCCAACAACACCCGCGGCGTCGAGGTCAAAAGCGAAAACGTCACCCCTGGAATGATGACCACCGTGATGGCTGACAGCGTGAGCAACCACAGGTAAGCCTTGACGAACCACCCCATCTTCCGCCCAAAGAGTGTCCAGAGAAAGCAAGCCTGCGGCACAAGGAAAATAGCTATCGTAAAGCTGTTGAGCCGCCACAGCGTCACGTAATCAATCCACTCCGAAGCCCACCAGCGGGCGCCGGCACCGTACCAGTTGAGACCAAACAGGATGGCAAAGAGACCAAACCAGAAGTATTCCCGCTGTGAACGGCGACGCAAAAAGAAGAGCAAGTGAAAAAACCCGGCCAGCAGAAAAACGAGCGCAAGCACCAAATCACCTACCTGCGCTTGCTTGCGTTCCGCGATGGCCAGGTGGACCGCCTGCCCAACCTGCGTCGCATTTCCGAGCAGAAAAAGCCCGCCCTCAAAACCGCCACCCTGGGGAGTTCGGCGCATACTCGCCGGGAGTTGCCAAAAACGGATGGCAATGACCAGCGGCTGGTCCGGCACGATGACCTCAGCCGGCACGAAGAAGTACTGTGGATGGGGAATGGCAAAAGCATCGGTGGCAGCCCAACGCCCGAAGCGCCCGACCAAGTGACCATTCACAAAGACTTCATAACTTGCCCAGTCCACACCGGCGAGCGCCAACCCCAGCCCGGTGCCCGAACCGGGGGCGGCCGGCGGTAACGGCACGGTTCGGCGGTACCAGGCCACGCCGGCATACCCGCGATAGCCTTGCTTACCCCACGACTGCGCAACGCTGATCTGGGGCCAAGGGATGTCATCCCAGGACGACATTGCCCAACGCAGGTCGTCGCCGGTTTGAAATCGCCACCGTCCATCCAGTGATATTGGTTGCTCTAACCGTAAGCTGCGCGCAAGATGCTCTGGCGAGAACGACTCGAGTGCGAACACGCTGCCCTGTGAAGACAGCCAGCCCAACCAGAGCCAGATCATCCACCGGCCGCAGCGCAACCAATCACCTGAAATCAGACTGTGGTATGTCGAGCGCGCGGTTATCATTGTGAAAGCAAGCTAGCCGGTTGCACACCCGTCTGTAAGCGAGTCAACGCACGGATGCCTTCCCTTGCCGTCGTCATCATTGCCCGGAATGAAGCAGCTCGGTTACCCGCCGCGCTCGACTCGGTGGACTGGGCCGACGAGCGAATCGTTGTGGTGGACGCTTCGACGACAGACGACACGGCTGAGGTCGCGGCTTCACATGGCGCGCGCGCTGTTTTACATCCCTTCACTGGCTACGCGGCTCAACGCAACTTCGGCGACACGCTCACCACTTGCGACTGGGTCTTTTGCCTGGATGCCGATGAGCGGGCAACGCCCCAGCTACGTGACGTTATTGGTCAGGCTTTGCGCGCACCGTCTCCCTATACGGCTTTCACGGTCCGCCGCCGCAATCGTTACCTGGGTCACTGGGTACGACACGGCGGCTGGTATCCAGACCGGCAACTACGTCTTTACCGGCGTGGTGCGGGAGTGTGGCGCGGTGAGTTCATCCATGAATCTTTCAAAGCGGAGGGTTCGGTCGGGCATCTCGATGGGGACATTGACCATGAGGCTATCACTTCCCTTGCCGACCACCAGTCCAAAATGAACCGCTATACCGACCTGGCCGCCCAGGCGCTACGGGCTTCGGGAACGTCCATACCACTCTGGAAGCTGTTGCTTTGGCCACCGGCAACATTTTTCAAAACATACCTCCTGAAGCGCGGCTGCCTCGATGGGTTTGCCGGCTTGTGTATTGCCTGGTTCGCCGCGCACTACGTGTTTCTAAAATATGCCAAAGCGCGGACTCTCGCCGCGCCAAACGACGGTGTACACTCGACTAACGATGCAGCGGGTGAACAGGGGCGCGAAAAACGCCGCTCGCCGGTGCTACACTAGGCACGACCGCCGCCTGCTTGAAAGGGGAAACCGGTATGCCGATTTTATCCGAGTTGGCGCTTCCGACCATGGATGACCTCCCCAGCGAGTTTGAAGGAGAGGAAGCCTTGCCTGACGAGTTTCACGCTTTCCTGGCTTACTTGCTCATCGAGACCTTCCGTCCCCCCAAGTTCCTCCCCGACCGCTACTTCTCGGCACTCGACATGTATCTCTACTACCAGGCGCAGCCGACCTTGCACGGGCTGCGTCCCGACTGGTTTGGCGTCGTGGATGTGCCGCTGCTGCGCGAGGGGCGGCAGCGGACGAGCTTCGTGGTGTGGGAGGAAAAGGCCACGCCGCTCATCATCGTGGAGGCGCTTTCGCCCGGCACGACGCGGAATGACCTTGGCCGGGGGGCGTTGCCGGCGCAGGACAGCCCGACGAAGTGGGAGGTGTATGAGCAGCATTTGAAAGTACCGTACTACGTGACGGTGAATCACCATCGGCGGCCGGCGGAGGTGCGGTTTTTCCGGCACGATGGGGTTGGGTTGCGGGAGGTGACGAGTGGGGAGGGGCGGCTGTGGTTGCCGGAAGCCGGGTTGGGGATCGGGATTTGGCGCGGGCGGTTCAAGCGGCTGGAGGGAGATTGGGTGAGGTTTTACGATGCGGAGGGACGGTGGCTACCGACGGACGAGGAGCGGGCGGCGGCGGAACAGGCGGCAAAGGAGCGCGAACGAGCAGAGAAAGAACTGGCTTGGCGGCAAGCCGAGCAGGAGCGATTGGCGAAGGAAGCGGCTCTAGCGCGCGAGCAACAAGAACGAGCTGAGAAAGAACGCCTGGCGGCGAAGCTCCGCACGCTGGGCATTGACCCAGAAACCCCGTGAATCAAACGCAAGCCCTAAAATCAAGGAGCACTCACCATGCCTGCCTTATCTGAGTTGGCGCTGCCGACCATGGATGACCTCCCCAGCGAGTTTGAAGGAGAGGAAGCCTTGCCCGACGAGTTTCACGCTTTCCTGGCTTACTTGCTCATCGAGACCTTCCGTCCCCCCAAGTTCCTCCCCGACCGCTACTTCTCGGCACTCGACATGTATCTCTACTACCAGGCGCAGCCGACCTTGCACGGGCTGCGTCCCGACTGGTTTGGCGTCGTGGACGTGCCGCTGCTGCGCGATGGGCGGCAGCGGACAAGCTTCGTGGTGTGGGAGGAAAAGGCCACGCCGCTCATCATCGTGGAGGCGCTTTCGCCCGGCACGACGCGGAATGACCTTGGCCGGGGGGCGTTGCCGGCGCAGGACGGCCCGACGAAGTGGGAGGTGTATGAGCGGCATTTGAAAGTACCGTACTACGTGACGGTGAATCATCATCGGCGGCCGGCGGAGGTGCGGTTTTTCCGGCACGATGGGGTTGGGTTGCGGGAGGTGACGAGTGGGGAGGGGCGGCTGTGGCTGCCGGAAGCCGGGTTGGGGATTGGGGTTTGGCGTGGGCGGTTCAAGCGGTTGGAGGGGGACTGGGTGAGGTTTTACGACGCGGAGGGACGGTGGCTACCGACGGACGAGGAGCGGGCGGCGGCGGAGCAGGCGGCAAAGGAACGGGAGCGCGCGGAGAAAGAACGCGAGCGTGCCGAGAAAGAGGCAGCCTGGCGGCAAGCCGAACGGGAGCGCGCCGAGAAAGAGCGTGAGCGTGCCGAGAAAGAGCGTGAGCGTGCCGAGAAGGAACGCCTAGCGGCAAAGCTTCGCGCCCTGGGTGTTGACCCGATGGACTGATGACAGCCAACTGTTCGGAGACATCACTGGCGGGTGCGCCCAGCCGATGAATGGCGGCGCAGCACGGTAAACGTTCCCCGCTCGGAGACCCACACGGTGGAAAAGGCTTCATATCCTTCCGGACGCTGCTGAAGCTTCACGTCCAGCGCATCGCCGCGCCCGACAACCAGCCAGTCCACCGTCGCCGGGATGGACGACGCCAGCCCATGCCAGGACTGGCTGCCTTCGTGAACCACCTGAGCATAAGACAACCCACCTTCGGCAATGACCGACGACAACTCTCCGGCGAAAAGCGCGACCTTGGAAGTGATGGACTGAGACCGTAAAAACTGCGCCAGCGCGTGGCGTTCACGACCAATCGGCGCAAACTGTACCCGGTAGGCTTCTTGAAACACGGAAAGCTGATACACCCCATCCCGTAGCAGCCACACCGACTGCCCTAGGCAAAGCGAGCCGCCCAAGAGCACGACCTTCCATCGCCAATCAGGAAAACGCTGCTGGAGTGCGGCGACACTCACGGCAACCCCAAGTCCAAGTACCGGAAGCGCCCCCAAGCCATAGCGATTGTTCAAAAAGAGCGGATAGATCTGGATATTGCCCGAATACAGGCTGTAGCCAGTAAACAGCGGCGGTAGCGCCAAGAGTGCCAGCACAATCGCTGTCGCCCCCATCCGGCAGCGGTTTTGCGCGACATTGCGGGCTTGTGCGACATTGACGATGACGGTTCCGAAACCAACGAGGCCAAGCGCCGTCGTCATTGGCGTCGCGCAGATGACAACGGTGACGCCCAACACGATTCCAGCATAGAGCGGATGCCCAACGACGAAACTCAAGTAGCTCAACGCCTCCCGGTGGCGCGTGAAGTAGCCACGGGCTGAATAGAGGCCATCGAGGAACTCCAGCGGTCGTCCATAAATCGCCCAGTTATGCCACAACCAATACACGACACCGCTGCCGGCAATCCCCAACCAGACTCCGCCATCCACGAGCCGTAACCAGCCGCGATGTGGCGTTCGCCAGGCCACAATCACGAGACCAGCCGGGAGTAAAACCCAGCCTTCGTAGCGGGTGAGGATGGCCAACAACCCCCAGAAGGCAGCCCTGATGAGCAGGGCGCGCCGCGGCTCGACCATCCAGCGATGCAGATACCAGGCATTCCCAAGCAAAACGGCTAGAAACAGCGGCTCGGTCAGTGGCGTGGTCTGCACGTATAGCAGCGAAGGATTGAGTACGAAAGCCAGCCAACCAACGGCGGCGGCCATTCGGGATTGGGTGAGGTCAGCCGCCAAATGAAAGAGGAACGTGGCCGCAACAACAAAAGAGACCAGTGAAACCAAGCTTCCGGCAAGCCCCGTCCGCCACAGCCGATCGGAGGCTGTCAGCGGCGCGGCCAAGACGTGTGGCAGAGGAAGCCATGGACTCCCCAGTTGGATGTACCGCTCCCACAGGGATGCGCCGGGCGGCGCATCCACCAGTTTGCGGGCAATTGCCAAGTGCGCTTGCCCATCGCCATACAGGTTATGCCACCCAGCAGCATACACCCCAACCAGGGTAAGTCCACCGACGAGCAACGAAGCAAGTGCAATACCCCACGTTGTGTCAGACCGTCCGCTGACGCCGGACACACTCCCAGTCGAAGACCTGCCGGGCACGTACGTTTTCAGTTGCCACGGCCAGTGCCGAGACCAAGTCATCCTCGAACATACTGGGCTGGAACGTTGGGGTTGAGTGTCGGTCACGCCGGACCATGCGCCGCACGGGCTTGGGGGTAGGTGAAGTAGGGGATTTCAACGCATCGGGCACAAACTTAGTCGTCATGATTATTTCCTCCTTACCGACATCGCGCACTGTACGCCACGGCGGTCGTGAGGAAACCACCGCGCGTCAGGGCGCAGAAAAGGGCGATGGGGCAGGTCGCGTGTAAATGGCGGGAATCCTCCGTGAGGCGCAAGAAATGGCGACTGGCTCAATCAGCCGCCCACTATGGTAGGCCGCTCCAACCAAACCGGCAAGCGCTTCAGAGTCGTGGTGGATCAGGAGCCAGCCAGGCGCGGGCCAGACCGCATTGCCGTCTTCTGAACTGATGACTCCAGCAGCCGTGGCACGCTACCTTGACCCTTCATCAGCGTGGTGTTAGCTTCGCCGTCTTTGATGCACG
It contains:
- a CDS encoding aspartyl protease family protein, translated to MRNGELEAAEQTYRQALALDANAPTVRCGLAYVLIKNRQHAAAYEELRPLLQLPSKHSDALALSGLALVRAGLFRDGFESLKAALAIKRDNPIAIAGIAELACYENQLALAAQLISTAINESPEEPDYYLLAARIASRLENFYFAAESLRNFLRLAPKTDVERRERIEGVIRFYTYLGTSRINVVQEKAEAFIPFELRGRRPHINVRINGKGPFNFVLDTGASSCVISNETAAKIGVRSVAAGGYARAVGGNGMFPIVYGVLKSLEIGPIKLGTVPVYLRDIQSVTENGSRVDGFIGLSTLSDFAITLDYPQHLLGLRYAPREGTLKDGAEPAVSQGTTRLPFRVTESGLISLETQLDDGQILNFILDSGASASVVDQSVVERHNWQSKILSNQSVRIVGAAGAAEKVPVLQVNALRIYDLVRTDVRMPVIDMRRLNESSGFEQSGILGGDFLTHCRIEIDFRHQRIALTPTPNGIVKRQMDVPPTASSDPPRP
- a CDS encoding zinc ribbon domain-containing protein, whose amino-acid sequence is MKIICPECQTEAAPGMKFCRNCGEKLPENGTPSDSAATVIGTALPPPDSVQTVVNAAVAPPKPPPDALKTVVGQAITPPNPSPDALKTVVGQAVMPPKPSPDALKTVVGQAVTPPKPSPDALKTVVGQAVTPPTPAPEALKAVGGASAPSSLGEAPQAVRPTPESTSVAHGEDSADRSGNRFVYFILVLAVLGFLAGLAIFLTVYVFGEKPNPVPAATKIGTEILDSSITRLELCSFRTLPNEPDSFDAQTVANTFPPGIRAVAVRVTGQPPVNGDYRIVWRRLESPAPLMAQSIQSFTDTQQAVRLLYQPDGKPLPAGNYAVEIQDSDRPLARAYFTIGSAANQPT
- a CDS encoding cation transporter, whose product is MASCCNHEVAIETLRGRQRRTLQITLAINAVMFGVIAGAALYGRSTALLADSLDNLGDALTYGLSLYVVSRDRTAKAWVALFKGGLIFLAAVGVGAQIVQRLISPAVPLFEVMGLFSLLGLAANGTCLWLLWQHRQEDINMSSVWECSRNDVAANISVLAAAGLVWLTGRAWPDLIIASGLVLLLLHSASRVLVSSVGELRAAASQRPSANS
- a CDS encoding ArsA family ATPase, which translates into the protein MRIVTYFGKGGVGKTTLSVATALACAARGHKTLLMSVTAGHNLGDVIGTSIGHAPTSIAPNLDAREVSAMMEMRAQWSQVQDYVATILRGIGTGKSAYVQEVVLFPALEELTTMTEIWRAISEGSYDVVVVDTPPTAGMMTLLAGPEGLKWLLSSVETWYRRLSLLATPVMQALFPSRNPMDMLPEVSKRVSEMRAALVNPEVTSHRLVTQPEPLAVTDGFRLATYHYLYECPVDRVFVNRVNAQSPVQKEGMALLKRKADGLPVIEIPEQAEALIGLSALTTLAEQIFKTQDPLEHSAPAPLMTLEPGSDGQSALKLKLPNLELERLDLVTRAGELVLEIGHFKRNIALPPEVRSKEAVGADYSGDTLTITFA
- a CDS encoding SpoIIE family protein phosphatase — its product is MIWLWLGWLSSQGSVFALESFSPEHLARSLRLEQPISLDGRWRFQTGDDLRWAMSSWDDIPWPQISVAQSWGKQGYRGYAGVAWYRRTVPLPPAAPGSGTGLGLALAGVDWASYEVFVNGHLVGRFGRWAATDAFAIPHPQYFFVPAEVIVPDQPLVIAIRFWQLPASMRRTPQGGGFEGGLFLLGNATQVGQAVHLAIAERKQAQVGDLVLALVFLLAGFFHLLFFLRRRSQREYFWFGLFAILFGLNWYGAGARWWASEWIDYVTLWRLNSFTIAIFLVPQACFLWTLFGRKMGWFVKAYLWLLTLSAITVVIIPGVTFSLLTSTPRVLLALLFPLLSVILVVVEARRGNPEARTIGIGLLISVACSLNDILGVRLGLYATVSLAHVGLGAILLSMALSLANRFARVYGELDALNHNLEDKVRQRTAVIAQQRDALEQKQVELTASLTYAQRIQQALLPGADDLARIGGCGAFVFFLPRDIVSGDFYWIHHTAHGVYVGVGDCTGHGVPGAFMALIGIDLLNRLVVDTPAPGLLLERLDLAVRRALRQEQNSPAATDDGMEVALCYIEHGTARLIFAGARRPLYVVPMDGALQEIKGTRRSIGGDRRGQRRAFLEWSAQLSTIRAFYLASDGFTDQNGVLASRNFGTNRFRALLERLAALPPAVQQAELVQTFEQYRQEAAQRDDVTVLGVQWQA
- a CDS encoding glycosyltransferase family 2 protein yields the protein MPSLAVVIIARNEAARLPAALDSVDWADERIVVVDASTTDDTAEVAASHGARAVLHPFTGYAAQRNFGDTLTTCDWVFCLDADERATPQLRDVIGQALRAPSPYTAFTVRRRNRYLGHWVRHGGWYPDRQLRLYRRGAGVWRGEFIHESFKAEGSVGHLDGDIDHEAITSLADHQSKMNRYTDLAAQALRASGTSIPLWKLLLWPPATFFKTYLLKRGCLDGFAGLCIAWFAAHYVFLKYAKARTLAAPNDGVHSTNDAAGEQGREKRRSPVLH
- a CDS encoding Uma2 family endonuclease — encoded protein: MPILSELALPTMDDLPSEFEGEEALPDEFHAFLAYLLIETFRPPKFLPDRYFSALDMYLYYQAQPTLHGLRPDWFGVVDVPLLREGRQRTSFVVWEEKATPLIIVEALSPGTTRNDLGRGALPAQDSPTKWEVYEQHLKVPYYVTVNHHRRPAEVRFFRHDGVGLREVTSGEGRLWLPEAGLGIGIWRGRFKRLEGDWVRFYDAEGRWLPTDEERAAAEQAAKERERAEKELAWRQAEQERLAKEAALAREQQERAEKERLAAKLRTLGIDPETP
- a CDS encoding Uma2 family endonuclease, which translates into the protein MPALSELALPTMDDLPSEFEGEEALPDEFHAFLAYLLIETFRPPKFLPDRYFSALDMYLYYQAQPTLHGLRPDWFGVVDVPLLRDGRQRTSFVVWEEKATPLIIVEALSPGTTRNDLGRGALPAQDGPTKWEVYERHLKVPYYVTVNHHRRPAEVRFFRHDGVGLREVTSGEGRLWLPEAGLGIGVWRGRFKRLEGDWVRFYDAEGRWLPTDEERAAAEQAAKERERAEKERERAEKEAAWRQAERERAEKERERAEKERERAEKERLAAKLRALGVDPMD